The following is a genomic window from Streptomyces sp. NBC_01381.
AACTGGCGGGGCCCGGTGTGGTTCCCGATGAACGCCCTCGTCATCCGAGCCCTGCTCAACCTCTACGCCTTCTACGGCGAAGACTTCACCGTCGAGTGCCCGACCGGATCCGGCACCCGGCTGAACCTCTTCGAAGTCGCCAAGGAGATTTCCGACCGGCTCGGCCGCATCTTCCTGCGCGACGACGACGGGCGCCGCCCGGTCTACGGGGGCCAGGAGAAGTTCCAGAGCGATCCGCACTGGCGGGACCTGATCTCCTTCCACGAGTACTTCCACGGCGACAACGGAGCGGGCATCGGCGCCGCCCACCAGACCGGCTGGACCGGCCTGGTCGCCACCCTGATGGTCGTCTTCGGGCGCCTGTCGGCCGATGACTATCTCTTCCGACCCGGAGGGCGGGCATCATGAGCGCGCTGCCACCGCAACCCGTGATCCACGAGATCAACACCTGGGTGTGGCTGAGGGAGCTGGAGCGCCGCACCGGCCGGCCTGTGGGCCTCGGTGACGTGTCCAAGGACGCCTGGGACGAGATCACACCGCACGGCGTCGACGCCGTCTGGCTGATGGGCGTGTGGGAACGCAGCCCCGAAGGCCTCGGCATCGCGCTGGCCGACCCCGCCCTGCGCGCCGCGTTCACCGGTGCGCTGCCGGACGCGGGCGAGGACGACATCGTCGGATCCCCGTACTGCATCCGCCGCTACACAGTCGACGAGCGCATCGGCGGGCCCGACGGGCTCGCCGTGGCGAGGGCGGAACTCGACCGGCGCGGCATCGGACTCCTCCTCGACTACGTGCCCAACCACGTGGCACCGGACAGCCCCTGGCTCACCGAGCACCCCGACTACTTCGTGCGGGGCACGCGGGACGACCTGGAGCGCGACCCGGCCGCGTACTACGAAACCGGCGGCGCCGTGTACGCGCGCGGCCGGGACCCCTACTTCGCGCCCTGGCCCGACGTCGTCCAACTCAACGCGTACAGCACCTCGTTGCGCGAAGGGACCACCGACGTGCTGCGGCGCATCGGCGGGATCTGCGACGGGGTCCGCTGCGACATGGCGATGCTGATGATGAACGACGTCTTCGGCAGGACCTGGGGTGAGCGGGCCGGACCGATGCCGCCGCAGGACTTCTGGCCGACGGTCATCACCGCCGTGCGCGAGCGACGGCCCGGCATGACCTTCGTCGCCGAGGCCTACTGGGACCTCGAATGGGAGCTCAAGGAACAGGGCTTCGACTTCTGCTACGACAAGCGCCTCTACGACCGGCTCGTCCACGAGAGCCCGGAATCGGTGCGCGGCCACCTCCAGGCGGACCTCGACTACCAGCGCCACCTCGTCCGCTTCCTGGAGAACCACGACGAACCACGCGCCGCCGAGACCCTCGGCCCCGCCAAGGAACGGGCCGCGGCCACGCTCATCGCCACCCTGCCAGGCGCCACGCTCTGGCACGAGGGCCAGTTCACCGGACGCCGCACACACCTGCCCGTCTTCCTGACGCGGCGCCCCGACGAGACACCGGACGTCCCCCAGCGGGCCTTCCACGAGCAGCTCCTCGCGCGCGTCCACAAGACCCGTATGCGTACCGGTGAATGGCGACTCCTGAGCTGCGACGGCTGGCCCGACAATCCCACCCACCGGTCGTTGCTCGCGTGGTGCTGGTCGGGCGAAGCGGGCCGGCATGTCATCGTGGTCAATCTGTCCGACCGGCGGGCCCAGGCCATGATCAGGCTGCCGTGGCCGGAACTGGCGGGCAGCGTATGGCAGTTGAGTGACCTCATGGGCGGGGTGCGGTACGAGCGGGACGGCGACGAACTGCTCGCCCCCGGCCTCTACACCGACCTCGAAGCATGGGGCAGCCACATCTTGTCCTTCGAGGCGGGCCGTGGCTGAGCTGAGCGGTCCGGGGGGAGGAGCATGGCTGGCGCGCGCGTCACTGGCCGCCGCCGGGGGAGCCGTGCTCGTCCCCGCCGTTTTCGCGGGACTGCGGACCTTCGGCCTGTTGGCCGTCGGACTCATCGGCATGTGGGCCACTGTCGCCGCGGTCTGGTGGATCCTCACGCGGAGGGGAGTGCTGAGGGTCCTGTCCGTGGCCCTCGCGCTCGCGGCCCCGGCCTGGGTCGTCCTGGCGTACACCCGGGCCCACCTGGCGTGGGTCGTCGCGGTGTCGGGCGCGCTGTGGCTGCTCGCGGCCGGCACCGGCCGCGCCGCCCTCACCCGGCGGGAGGATTCCTCCTCGACGGCTGCGAAGGCTGCGATGGCTCCGATGGCGGAGCATCCGGCGTCGCAGGCCCGTCACCCCTTCCTGATCATGAACCCCCGCTCGGGCGGCGGCAAGGTCACCCAGTTCGCCCTGCGCGAGAAGGCCGAGGCCCTGGGCGCCGAGGTGCTGCTCCTCGAAGGTCCGGAGGAGACCGACGTGGCCGAGGCCGCCCGCAAGGCCGCGTCGGAGGGAGCGGACCTGCTCGGGGTGGCCGGTGGTGACGGCACCCAGGCGCTGGTCGCCGACGTAGCCGCCTCGCTCGGGCTCCCCTTCCTGGTGATCCCGGCAGGAACCCGCAATCACTTCGCGCTCGACCTGGGCCTCGACCGCGAGGACCCGGCCAAGGCGCTGGACGCGCTGCGCGACGGAGTGGAGCTCCACGTCGACCTCGGCCGCGCGGCCGGCAGGCCGTTCGTCAACAACGTGTCGTTCGGGGCCTACGCCGAGGTCGTGCAGAGTCCCGCCTACCGTGACGGGAAGACCCGCACCACCCTGGAGCTGCTTCCCGACCTGCTTCTTGCGCACGAAGGCGCATGTCTCACCGCCCACGCCGGGTCGCACACCTTCTCCGCGCCGCAAGCCCTCCTGGTGAGCAACAACCCGTACGGCACCGGCGACGTCGCGGGCCTCGGTCGCCGTGCGCGACTGGACAGCGGCGAGCTGGGCTGCGTCGGGGTGAAGATCGCCGGCGCCGCGCAGGCCGCGGGACTGCTGCGGGGCCGACGGTCCACCGGTACGACGCGGACGACCGCGACGGACGTCGTGGTCGAGGCCGACCGGGAGTGGATTCCCGTCGGCGTCGACGGTGAGGCCCTGCGCCTGCGCGTGCCCGTGCGCATCGAGGTACGGCCGCTGGCCCTGCGGGTGCTCGTGCCCCGGCAGCGGCCGGGCGTGCGCCGGGCCCGTCCGCCGCTGGACTGGCGGCTGCTCGGCCGACTCGCCTACAGGGGAGCCCCGTAGACCTTGTGGGCCTGCCGGTGCCCGTACACCGCCAGCGACCAGATGACCAGGACGTCGAGGAAGATGAGGATCGCGGACCACGCCGGGTGGTACGGGGTGAAGACGAAGTTCTCCAGCGCGCTGGCAGCCGCGACGGCGATGCCGACGGCGCGTGCCCAGGTGCGGCCGCTGAAGATCAGGAACGCCGCCGTCAGGACGACGACGCCGGAGACCATCTCGATCCAGCCCCGCCAGGCCACGTCGAAGTCGAAGGCGTAGTCGCTCTGTTGGCGGGTGAAGTTGTGGTCGAGGACCGTGGCGAGGCCCGAGATCATGTGGTACGTGCCGATGATGGCCATGATGCACACGGCGAACACGACTCCGCCGACGGCGGCCACACTGATGTGGGGCGCGGGCTCCGGCGGGCCGGAGCCGGTCTGTCCTGAGGTGGTTCGCTGATCGGTCATGTCCGGGCCTCCTCTTGGATGGGCTCAGAGAGTTGGACGCTCAGAGCATCCCGTCACGTCGGACCGCCCGGTTCACCCCCAGGGGATGAACCGCCGGCGGTCCGTTCCGCGCCCGCACCGGTTTCCTCGCGGTACGCGGCGACGGCCGCCTCGACCGTGGGGAAGAAGTGGTGCGGGTCGATGGTTCGGGTCAGCTCGTAGCGTTCGACCTTGCGCCGTACGGGATCCTTGAGCTCGGCGAACACGAGGTTGATGCCCAGCTCGTTGAGCGTCCGGTCCAGCTCCTCCAGTACGTCGGCGGCAGTGGTGTCCACGTCGGTGACGGGCTCGGCCGCGATCAGGATCCAGCGCGGCCGCGGCTCACCGCGGGCGAGGCGCAGCACCTCGCCCCGGAAGGACTTGGCGTTGGCGAAGAACAGCGGGGCGTCGAAGCGGAGGATCACCAGGCCCGGCAGGCGTTCGGCTTCCGGGTAGGAACGGATGTCGTGGTAGCCCCCCAGGCCGGGCACCCGTCCGAGCACCGCGATGTACGGCCACCAGGCGCGCCGGAAGACGTTCAGGATGGAGAGGCCGACCGCGACCGCGATGCCGGGCAGCACGCCGAGCAGGGCCACGCCGAGGAAGGCCACGACGGACAGCAGGAACTCGGCCTTGCGCTGGTGCCACAGCCGCCTCGTCCCCGCGATGTCGGCCAGCGAGAGCGACGCCGTGATGACCACGGCGGCGAGCGCGGGCTGCGGCAGGCTGCGGAAGAGACCCGGGACCAGGACCAGCATGAGGACGATCAGCACCGCCCCGACGACCCCGGTGAGCTGGGACTTGGCTCCCGCACGCTCGGCCACCGCCGTCCGCGACCCGCTGGTGCTGACGGGGAAGCCCTGGAACAGGCCGGCCGCCAGGTTCGCGGAGCCGATCGCGACCATCTCGTCGCTGCCCCGCACCTCCTGACCCGTGCGGGCCGCGAACGCCGAGGCGTTGGAGATGGTGTCGGCGAGGGACACCAGGGCGATGCCGAGCGCTCCGACGAACAACGGGGCCAGGTCGTCCAGGCGGACATCGGGGATCGTCAACGGCGGCAGCCCCTCGGGCAGTTCACCCACGAGCCGCACCTCATGCTCGCCCAGGTCGAAGAGCACCGACACGGCCATCGCGAGGACCACCATCACGAGGACCGCCGGTACTTTGGCCAGCCAGCGCTGCATGACCAGGACCAGCACGATCCCGCCCGCGCCGACCGCAAGGGCGGCGGGCACGGTCTCCCCGTCGGCCAGACCGCTCGCGAAGTCGGCCACCTCACCGAGCAGCCCGTCGGCGTCCGTACTGAAGCCGAACAGCTTCGGCAACTGGCCGATCAGGATGGTCAGGGCCAGGCCGTTCATGTAGCCGATCATGGTGGGTTTGGAGATCAGGTCGGCGATGAAGCCGAGCTTCGCCACTCCGGCCAGGAGTGTGATCGCCCCGACCATCAACGCGAGCACCGAGGCGAGAGCGACGGCCCGTTCGGGATCCCCGTCGGCGGCAATCAGCGGCAGGATCGTCGCCGCGATCATCGGGCCGAGCGAGGAGTCGGGACCGAGCACCAGGATCCGGGACGGGCCGAAGACGGCGTAGGCGAGCAGGCACAGCACGGAGGTGTACAGGCCGGTGATCGGAGGCAGGCCGGCCAGTTCCGCGTACGCCATTCCCTGCGGCACCAGCAGAGTCGTGAGGACGACCCCCGCGACGACGTCCTTGACGAGCCACTTCCGGCGGTAGCCCGAGAGCGTCCGCACGCCGGGCGGTGTGCCGCGCACGGTCACCACGCGTACGACGCGGTCATGCTGGCCATGGCAGGGCCTCCGTATCCGAGCCGGGCGCGGCCACCCGCACCGTCGTCCGAGGACCCTGCCCCCGGGCGGCGGCATCCGTCGTCACCCGCAGAGGGTGACGACGGGGACCCGGCGGCTCACGACGATGCCTTGACGACCACGAGCGGAGACGAGGTGATGGCCGTGCCGCCCACGTCCACCGGAACGAGCGGATCAGGGCGTGCGTCGAGCACGGCCCGGCAGGTGCTCGCGCCGCTCGCCCTTGCTCAATTCATCTGCAGCTTCGCCGGTTCCAACATGAACGTGATGATCAACGACATCAGCAAGGACCTCGACACCACCGTGGAAGGCGTGCAGCTCGCGATCACCATCTTCCTGCTCGTGATGGCGGCGCTGATGATCCCCGGAGGCAAGCTGACCGACCGTTACGGCCGCAAGCGGTGTCTCATGGCAGGACTCGCCGTGTACGGTGTCGGCGCCCTGCTCAGCGCTGCCGCACCCGGCCTCGGCGTCCTCATCCTCGGCAACTCGATTCTGGAGGGCATCGGGACGGCCCTGCTGAT
Proteins encoded in this region:
- a CDS encoding SulP family inorganic anion transporter, with amino-acid sequence MRGTPPGVRTLSGYRRKWLVKDVVAGVVLTTLLVPQGMAYAELAGLPPITGLYTSVLCLLAYAVFGPSRILVLGPDSSLGPMIAATILPLIAADGDPERAVALASVLALMVGAITLLAGVAKLGFIADLISKPTMIGYMNGLALTILIGQLPKLFGFSTDADGLLGEVADFASGLADGETVPAALAVGAGGIVLVLVMQRWLAKVPAVLVMVVLAMAVSVLFDLGEHEVRLVGELPEGLPPLTIPDVRLDDLAPLFVGALGIALVSLADTISNASAFAARTGQEVRGSDEMVAIGSANLAAGLFQGFPVSTSGSRTAVAERAGAKSQLTGVVGAVLIVLMLVLVPGLFRSLPQPALAAVVITASLSLADIAGTRRLWHQRKAEFLLSVVAFLGVALLGVLPGIAVAVGLSILNVFRRAWWPYIAVLGRVPGLGGYHDIRSYPEAERLPGLVILRFDAPLFFANAKSFRGEVLRLARGEPRPRWILIAAEPVTDVDTTAADVLEELDRTLNELGINLVFAELKDPVRRKVERYELTRTIDPHHFFPTVEAAVAAYREETGAGAERTAGGSSPGGEPGGPT
- a CDS encoding diacylglycerol kinase family protein, with the translated sequence MAELSGPGGGAWLARASLAAAGGAVLVPAVFAGLRTFGLLAVGLIGMWATVAAVWWILTRRGVLRVLSVALALAAPAWVVLAYTRAHLAWVVAVSGALWLLAAGTGRAALTRREDSSSTAAKAAMAPMAEHPASQARHPFLIMNPRSGGGKVTQFALREKAEALGAEVLLLEGPEETDVAEAARKAASEGADLLGVAGGDGTQALVADVAASLGLPFLVIPAGTRNHFALDLGLDREDPAKALDALRDGVELHVDLGRAAGRPFVNNVSFGAYAEVVQSPAYRDGKTRTTLELLPDLLLAHEGACLTAHAGSHTFSAPQALLVSNNPYGTGDVAGLGRRARLDSGELGCVGVKIAGAAQAAGLLRGRRSTGTTRTTATDVVVEADREWIPVGVDGEALRLRVPVRIEVRPLALRVLVPRQRPGVRRARPPLDWRLLGRLAYRGAP
- a CDS encoding alpha-amylase family glycosyl hydrolase, giving the protein MSALPPQPVIHEINTWVWLRELERRTGRPVGLGDVSKDAWDEITPHGVDAVWLMGVWERSPEGLGIALADPALRAAFTGALPDAGEDDIVGSPYCIRRYTVDERIGGPDGLAVARAELDRRGIGLLLDYVPNHVAPDSPWLTEHPDYFVRGTRDDLERDPAAYYETGGAVYARGRDPYFAPWPDVVQLNAYSTSLREGTTDVLRRIGGICDGVRCDMAMLMMNDVFGRTWGERAGPMPPQDFWPTVITAVRERRPGMTFVAEAYWDLEWELKEQGFDFCYDKRLYDRLVHESPESVRGHLQADLDYQRHLVRFLENHDEPRAAETLGPAKERAAATLIATLPGATLWHEGQFTGRRTHLPVFLTRRPDETPDVPQRAFHEQLLARVHKTRMRTGEWRLLSCDGWPDNPTHRSLLAWCWSGEAGRHVIVVNLSDRRAQAMIRLPWPELAGSVWQLSDLMGGVRYERDGDELLAPGLYTDLEAWGSHILSFEAGRG